TGCAGCAGTGGGTAGTCATCGTTACTGACCGAATCCAACCGCTTGCGcgcaatttcttgtagtgtcgaGGCCAAAATCGTCATTACAACTCACTTTGTATAGTTCTGTTTTCCTATTTGACGGActatatatttaactttttgcCTTATTTTGAAAATGGTGCTCGGATGATACTCTCTCCCTTGGTTGAACAACACATTGTCACCACTGCTGCGACCTCAACCTTGCTACCATGCCGTCAAATCGTCACTGGTAAGCTCCTTGATTGTATGTGAAATTTCCACCATCGAACTACTTAATTATCTCTCTGATCTACATCTATAAATCTCACGAAGgccctctctccctccctctctcactAGTTATGCCCTAGCCTCTCTCAATGCCAACTCCCTTTGGGAAATTAAAACACTATGTTGCCATACTAACTGAGCATTTCAGAGTGCCAGCCACCTCCTGCGGTAAGCTCTATCCTTCAACTGTAAATACATCAATGTCTGTGTCGGGTAAATAcgagcaaatatatatatatatatatatataagctgttCATAGAAGGCAATCGAAGCAATTTCATTTGTGAAATTAGAGTATAATACCAAAGCAGACATTGGCCATTCTCTAGGAAATTTGACTATAGCTAGGTATAGACCAAATTTTCCCATCTCATTTGTTGTCcaattttttttgcctttttttcctTAGCTAATTTGCTGTCCAATATGTGCCTATACTCTAATTTCATacgttgattaaaaaaaatttgatatttacCATACATCCATCTTACTTTAGACAATAAAGTAATTAAAGCAATTCATAAACTTTTGCTTTGTGTTTGTTTGATTCCCATCCATATTTTGCCATTGAAGGGCCCTTACATGGTTGACTGGTTTCCATAAAAGgcttctaaaataattgggGGCATAGCAGTTTCTCGTTTTTTATTATAACTGGGCAATTAATTTGCCACTGATTTCCCACCACATTCAAGCATGTAAGAAAaattccaggaaagttgaatgTTTTAAGATAAAGATGAACTGAGAGATGACTTCCTTGGGTTTGGTAATACAACTTTCTTAGGCTACATAATACACCTTTTATTATGTGTATGTATTTCTGGGGTAATAAGGAAAACACTAGCCTTTTATTAATAGCTTGTATTGTGACACTTGAATTCAGTTTTTTAATTGCTATTGGcacaaaaaactaataattgcTTGTGGACTTTAATATCTTTTGGAAATGGTAGAATAGGGAAAAATAAGGGGGCAACAAATACATTGTCTATATTtctaatcatatattttaaaagagaaatataaaGAAGTTAATAATCTATCAAGTTCGGCTTCACCCTTTCTTGCCCTTTGTTTGTGAGCAAAACTTAAAGGCATAAATCATATAGTTGGAAGGGGTACAGACCAATCCTATGGAGGGAAGGATGAGCAAGGTATTTGTACTTTCAATTAGCGTTTGCTTATTGTATTGAATATGTTGGTCTActtttatagaaaaatcataATGTTTGTGACTCCGTAATGTTGTCTATATGATTTCCCTAGAAAATAGCAGTTGGTTTTCCCTCTCATATTCTTCATTATTCTATTGTTTATGGTTTCATTGATGACCTATTATCACATAAGGTTCAAATGGACAAGAACTGGATACACGTGCCAAATAGGTTTACGTCAGCTGAATATAGTGAAGGGGTTAATAAACTCCTCACTATGGCAAAAGCCCATGCACCTGAAAGTACTACTTTCAGGTGTCCATGTTGAAGATTCTGTAATAACCTTTTTCTACCAATTAATGAAGTCAAAGATCATCTCTTCATGATAGGTATTGATCCAAGTTATACACATTGGATCTTTCATGAGGAGGGTGAAAGCTAGAGTGTGAATTCGTCTTACAGTGATGAAGATGGCTTTGATCCAAGTCGTAACTTTGTTGATGATATGGATGACATGCTAGAGGACACGCGGGCTAGGACATTCATGGACCATGCAAGTGGGGAACATGAAGATGGTATTACTTCCCCTCCAACCGTGAATGACGGGTAATCGAAAACATTTGACCAATTATTTGAGGATGCAAAACATCCACTTTATCCAAGTTGCGAGAAGTTCTCAAAGCTCTCATTTGTAGTTAAGCTGCTTCATGTCAAAACTGTTGGTAGTTGGACTATCAAGTCATTTAATATGGTTTTACAATTGTTAAAGGAAGCATTTCCAGATATTGAAATACCTACCTCATACCACGAGGCTTGACGCTTAGAGCGTGGTTTGGGTTTTAGTTATGTGAAGATACATGCCTGTCCAAATGACTGCATGCTATTTTGGAATAATGATGTAGACAAAGAAGCTTGTTCTAAATACAATGAGTCGTAATGGGTGTCAACGAGTGGGAAAAGGGGGAGATTCCCCTAAAGGTTTTGCGCTTCTTTCCTCTGATTCCAAGGTTATAGAGGTTATTTATGTCGAAGGATATTGCAAAATCTATGAAATGGCATAGAGAACAACGAGTTGATGACCATAGTACTTTAAGACATCTTGTTGATTCTAAGATGTGGAGACAATTTGATAAAGACCACAGTTGGTTTTCCTGCTAgttttcacaacttaaaaatgttatatatatggcTATTTTAATAAGGAAATggaactatatttatataagatttCCCAAATCCATTTGTTTGTTTTAAGTCAAACAAATACATGGGTATAGCTATGTTGTTCATTGCTCCATTCAGCCTCATTTGGATTTTATTGCAGAAAATGTCCAGTCAAAACAAAGAACATAGGCGTAAACAAAGGGTGAACCATACAAGCGGAAAGACTTCATTTGTTGTACTAATGGAAAGGAAGGTATTGACTTTTTCTTTGGTAGCCAGAGATTCTATGCTTGAATATAAAAGGAGAATATTTGGCAAAGTAAGCTAATGTGATTGGTATGTCTATATGTTCATGTAGAAGGAGAAGAATCTAATTGATTTCTACAAAGATGTGCATTGGTCGACTAAAAGGGGGAGATTTATCACACCAACCACAAAAGACAATTATGTGAgcaaaaaatttcacaattatcATAAGTAAATGGTTGATTATAGATATTTGTAAGTGTTTAGTTCCAAGAAAGTTCAGTGCTAGCAAGTTAGGACTATAGTATGGAACTTAGTTTTATTGATGTTATTGGTTGTATGATGGAAATGGTTTGACTTGTGTTGGCCACAGAATCAGATGGTTGAATTGATGAGTGCCAAAGACCCAGAGGCTCGGACAGATGAAGCAGTAGCAACCATATTTAGGGAGGTATTGGGACATAGGTCCTGGTATAACAGAGAGATGAGCCACTCTGTTATGCCCGAATCAACTAAAGTGGCTGGAGTGAGCAATGAGGAGTATGAACGGCTTGCggaagaaaatgaaacaaataggAAAAATGCAAAATATTACCAACATCGGCTTGAAGATATTGAAGGTGGTTTTGCTGCTATGAGAGAGCATATTCGGGAATATGAGCAACATGTTGACTTGCGAATGTCAGAAGTTGAGTCTCAGAGAGAGACTCAAACTGCAGTTCCTTAGTTGCTGTTTTGTGCATGCCaacagttaattttttttttttttttttaacttttgaccTACACCTTAGTATAGTAGTACTTTTGATGAAGGTGTGGTGGGGTTGCTTATTTAAGACTATTGCAAGTTTGAAAAGTAGTGAATATATTCTGATATTGCTAGCTAGAAAGGGTCAAGGATCATGGGAGGTAAATTGCTTTCTTGCTCTATATTAACTCAATGCTATATACATACTATAATGTTGGGTAGAGGTCATTTATTCATAGACCaacttttaatataaattttattaccaTTAAAGCGACAACTGAATAATATTGGCTTTCGGTAGTCTGCTTGCCATTTACTCTTTACAATGAGAGCTGGGTTGCAATGTTAAAATACCTATAGAGTTTCTTGGGGTGGTTGTTGGAAGGATTAAGAACAATAAATGATTTACCTACTGCTAGCTAAAATAAATGAgacataaaaatacataattttgtaCTCTTCATTATAAGGATATTGCATATACAATTGGCATACATAATTTCAGTTATACCTTACTGCCctgatatataatttttaggCATGCTTAGTGCTTTATATAACCACCTAGTGTTGTTGCCTACACTTTATCTATAGTGCTATAGATATATGTCAATATAACTACTTTGCCATTATGCAGTGTTTATATATACATCACAGGGATCTTTTAAAGGAAGGGCAGAAATGTTAGAAGCGAGCTGCACTAGCAAGGTGGTAGTGAGTGAGAGGTTGTTCATGGCTCTGTGAACTCTAAGGTAAAAAGCAAATAACATCCATCAAATTCCACTACAAACAAAATGCATATGAAAAATGACTCTTTGTAAATTAGTAGTTGTATCATGATACACATGTTTGCAGTATATGAACTGTAAATACACTTGAATCTGAATCACATTGATCTCTACCAGGTAATGAAGGAAAAACGAGACTAATTTTGTGGTGATTGaggaaaaattttgtaaatgacTTTAAGGTTGCCCAGCACACAATAAGCATATTATTTGTATGGGTCTTGGCAGTTGAATTGtacaaaaaatatgaagatgTGAAATTTGCAAAACTTAAAAGGTTATGCAGAGTAATATTTACACATACTAATTTTTATGCCATTATTGTGTATTGGAACAGGTCTATTTTGCCTCCAGTATGGTGGTCCAATCTTGGATGTGCTACCCAAGACCCCAAAAAAcattaagtttaaatttttgcCCCATTGTATGTGGGGTATGTATTGTACATGAATTATAGTATATATGACTGCTGGCATATTGAAATGATATGTATGGATGACAATTTCCCTCTCATTGCTAAACTAAGTTATGGacaaaattgaaggaaaaagtaATATCTAGCATTGATATTTGACATACTGCTATTTTCAAGAGGTTTTCTATACTTGCATGGTTGATtaatttagatatatatatatatatactcacgaAGATATGCAATCTCCTCTCTGTCAGTCTAATATAAacacacagatatatatatataggcctgTATGTGCTGATATTCATCATGTGTGCATAACCTGATTCAAGtgtgtttataaatatataaacacagTTGCAAAACTAGATTCAATCGAGACCAATTTGAAGAGGAGATATATATGCTTGTGTGTGAAAAGTAACCCTATATTGTGCAAACCCAATATGAGAAAACAGAGTTGATTGGTAATAAAGTGTCAAATAATCCATATCAATATCTGCTTACGATCAATGATTTATGCATGAGTACAATATCGATTGGGAGGACCAAAATAGCAAGATTACAGTAATTTAATTAGTGCCAAATTAACATTTCCAGTTAATTTGAGGGTGAAAAGTTTAAATGATTTGGGGTATTTTCGTGAGCGTTTAAATTTACACCCAAATTTGATTAGCAAATGCGAAAAGGGAAATTTTGGGGGAGAAAAGGGTCGCCAAAAAAAGTGATACCTAGCGCTGGAGCATCAGTTGGGGGCAATCGTCGATAATTGTTGCTGCCACAATGAACCAATCCGTTGTTGATTGTAGCAACCTCACACGCACGAGAGAGATGTAAGAATCTAGCGAGGTTTATCGCAGGAAATTTGGGGGTACATTTTCACGTTCGGCAATCGGGTAGGATGCCGTAATTGGCCTGCCGATCTGAAATCGCCGATCCAATTACTCTGTGAGAAACACGCGTCGCAAAAAAATATGATCGACATCTTGTAAATCGTCAAACGCAGTGGCCTCTGTCCGCGACGAACTCATGCTCACAAGAAAGAGGAAAGCCTTAGCGGCACTGGCTCGACTTGAGTGGGATTCAATAGCGGCAGTCACTATGCTCCCCATTCTCAACAGGTAGATTGACAGGAAGATGCCCTATTCTTTGGCAGCATCATTGCGGCGAAAATAGGAGCAAATGTCACGCCTAAATCCTAGTGTTTCATCTGCAATGTAAAAACCACTGCTTAATGATTTTAGCCACAGTTTTGATCTTTGTTACGGCGACTATCGAGTGCGGCAAAAAATAGCAAATGTTGTAGTGAGGTTTAAAGGATTCCACTTTtccaaggtggtggtggtggttttggggggggggggggggggggggggggttccaCGGGTGGTGGTCGGGGGTACAAGGGTGGGGCTGCTAGTACCTAGACCTAGAGTTAGCCGCCTACCACCTCAAGCGTGTTCTGTCTGCCATCTCGCATCGAAGGTATTTTTTTGTCCATCGTGTCAACTCTTTATTACCTCACCATGAATTAAATGTCTATTACTCGATGACATGGGCTAATGGTATAAGACATATCTCTTAATCAAAGATTTAACATAGCCACATATAATAAAGTACTTAATTGACATAAAATAATGGCTAATACTGCTCAGAAAAGGTTGAATCACCCAAAGATACACACAACTACATTTCTTGTTAGAAGAGGGTCAGTACAATCATCATTAGAGATGAAAGAATTCCTAGCCTATCATGGGTCTAAAATGAATTACAAGCCTTTGCTATTGCATCTAAAAGAGCTTATGAGATGAATGGGCTAGAATACTCTTTTTAAAATCCAggtgagtttttttatttaatgatttttatagtTATTATTAGATAAACATGATTGAAGGTATGcataatttttgtatttctgTATCATGCATTCTTGTTTGAATCTTACAAGGGGCCTTGCCCACCAATAAGGCTTCTTTTAGATTGGACCTATGTGGCCCATTTGAGGGTTATTTTTGACACACTAAGGGAGAACCAATTGTTTGCTAAGTTCAGCAATTGTAGGTTTGGCTGTGAAGAGGTCTCCTATTTGGGCCATCTCATTTCTGCCCAGGGGGTTCGGGTAGATTATAACAAGCTATGGGCCATGGTGGAGTGGCCCATACCTCGCTTTATAAAGGCCTtaggaagtggtgaaaagaaaaatccaaTGAATTGGTAAACCAGACCAAATTGGACTGAACCGATGGGTTGACCTAGTTCTAAACCAGTTCGGTTCAATATCGGTTTCATTTTTCTCAACACTGGCCAAAATCGATCTTATTTaggttttcatttttctaacaCCAAGCCGAACTGGACCAAatcagttcatatatatatatatatatatttaattttttatatgactttttatattatatataattttataatatattttatatattataaaattatcttagaTATAGtttttgatatataatatatatgattatataaaaaataattttgtattatatgctaaattattaattaatattatattaaattttaaaatcctatataaataactatatattataatttacaacaataaattattactatattgttatatactatatatattatatatcaaaaaATCAGACTGAATCATACTAGTTACACCCCTAGCCTTAGGGGTTTCTTAAACTTGACAAGATATTTCAGAAAGTTTATCAGGGCTTATGGAGTCATAGTTGCTAAGCTAACAAACTTACTAAGGAAAGACAATTTCAAGTGGGATAGTGAAGCCCAAAAGGCATTTGATAGACTCAAAAAGCAGTGACCCAACCTCCAGTCTTGGCTCTACCCAATTTCCAATCCTCATTTGTAATTGAATGCAATGCCTTGGGTGAGGCCATTGGACTGTGCTGATGCAGGGAAGTAGACCCCTGGCCTACCACAGTCAAGCTTTAAAGGGAAGGGCCCGTGGGATGT
This Carya illinoinensis cultivar Pawnee chromosome 11, C.illinoinensisPawnee_v1, whole genome shotgun sequence DNA region includes the following protein-coding sequences:
- the LOC122280956 gene encoding uncharacterized protein LOC122280956 isoform X4; its protein translation is MSSQNKEHRRKQRVNHTSGKTSFVVLMERKKEKNLIDFYKDVHWSTKRGRFITPTTKDNYNQMVELMSAKDPEARTDEAVATIFREVLGHRSWYNREMSHSVMPESTKVAGVSNEEYERLAEENETNRKNAKYYQHRLEDIEGGFAAMREHIREYEQHVDLRMSEVESQRETQTAVP
- the LOC122280956 gene encoding uncharacterized protein LOC122280956 isoform X2 — encoded protein: MGIAMLFIAPFSLIWILLQKMSSQNKEHRRKQRVNHTSGKTSFVVLMERKKEKNLIDFYKDVHWSTKRGRFITPTTKDNYNQMVELMSAKDPEARTDEAVATIFREVLGHRSWYNREMSHSVMPESTKVAGVSNEEYERLAEENETNRKNAKYYQHRLEDIEGGFAAMREHIREYEQHVDLRMSEVESQRETQTAVP
- the LOC122280956 gene encoding uncharacterized protein LOC122280956 isoform X3 — encoded protein: MQVGNMKMKMSSQNKEHRRKQRVNHTSGKTSFVVLMERKKEKNLIDFYKDVHWSTKRGRFITPTTKDNYNQMVELMSAKDPEARTDEAVATIFREVLGHRSWYNREMSHSVMPESTKVAGVSNEEYERLAEENETNRKNAKYYQHRLEDIEGGFAAMREHIREYEQHVDLRMSEVESQRETQTAVP
- the LOC122280956 gene encoding uncharacterized protein LOC122280956 isoform X1, with protein sequence MGIAMLFIAPFSLIWILLQKMSSQNKEHRRKQRVNHTSGKTSFVVLMERKKEKNLIDFYKDVHWSTKRGRFITPTTKDNYNQMVELMSAKDPEARTDEAVATIFREVLGHRSWYNREMSHSVMPESTKVAGVSNEEYERLAEENETNRKNAKYYQHRLEDIEVFIYTSQGSFKGRAEMLEASCTSKVVVSERLFMAL